A window of the Polypterus senegalus isolate Bchr_013 chromosome 4, ASM1683550v1, whole genome shotgun sequence genome harbors these coding sequences:
- the LOC120527350 gene encoding glial cell line-derived neurotrophic factor-like isoform X3, translating to MEDIYPEQFEDVVEFIQATIKRLKRSPDWTIPIRGKRDKIRQRAAANTDTTNGKSRRGRGKNRGCVLKDIHLNVTDLDLGYQTKEELIFRYCSGSCNAPETTYDLILKNLTKNKKLVKEKVRTQVCCRPIAFDDDLAFLDDNLVYHTLKKHSAKKCGCI from the coding sequence ATGGAAGACATATACCCAGAACAGTTTGAAGATGTAGTGGAATTCATTCAAGCTACAATAAAAAGACTGAAAAGATCCCCAGATTGGACCATTCCTATACGGGGGAAAAGAGACAAGATTCGACAAAGAGCTGCAGCAAACACAGACACTACAAATGGAAAGTCACGAAGGGGCAGAGGCAAGAATCGGGGTTGTGTTTTGAAGGATATACATCTAAATGTAACTGATCTGGATTTAGGATACCAAACCAAAGAGGAACTTATTTTTAGGTACTGTAGTGGATCCTGCAATGCTCCAGAGACAACATATGACTTAATACTAAAAAatttaaccaaaaataaaaagcttgtcAAAGAAAAAGTGAGAACACAGGTCTGCTGTCGACCTATAGCTTTTGATGACGACTTGGCTTTTTTAGATGATAACCTTGTGTACCACACACTTAAAAAGCATTCCGCCAAGAAATGTGGCTGCATTTGA
- the LOC120527350 gene encoding glial cell line-derived neurotrophic factor-like isoform X2 yields MFVCTDNMEDIYPEQFEDVVEFIQATIKRLKRSPDWTIPIRGKRDKIRQRAAANTDTTNGKSRRGRGKNRGCVLKDIHLNVTDLDLGYQTKEELIFRYCSGSCNAPETTYDLILKNLTKNKKLVKEKVRTQVCCRPIAFDDDLAFLDDNLVYHTLKKHSAKKCGCI; encoded by the exons ATGTTTGTGTGTACAG acaATATGGAAGACATATACCCAGAACAGTTTGAAGATGTAGTGGAATTCATTCAAGCTACAATAAAAAGACTGAAAAGATCCCCAGATTGGACCATTCCTATACGGGGGAAAAGAGACAAGATTCGACAAAGAGCTGCAGCAAACACAGACACTACAAATGGAAAGTCACGAAGGGGCAGAGGCAAGAATCGGGGTTGTGTTTTGAAGGATATACATCTAAATGTAACTGATCTGGATTTAGGATACCAAACCAAAGAGGAACTTATTTTTAGGTACTGTAGTGGATCCTGCAATGCTCCAGAGACAACATATGACTTAATACTAAAAAatttaaccaaaaataaaaagcttgtcAAAGAAAAAGTGAGAACACAGGTCTGCTGTCGACCTATAGCTTTTGATGACGACTTGGCTTTTTTAGATGATAACCTTGTGTACCACACACTTAAAAAGCATTCCGCCAAGAAATGTGGCTGCATTTGA